A region of Leishmania infantum JPCM5 genome chromosome 31 DNA encodes the following proteins:
- the ABCC4 gene encoding p-glycoprotein e, whose translation MVESSSASPSSLLAGAAEAIAFPPSAAERDLEEFEERDREQQISRSLWAQRVSDLWGTEPPYEEQPEDRSGWIFGSLFYQWIGHYIREASREQLTESGLPKPTRQYRAYNAGVALSAELQRQRARRHAWDGYVGARVGVRWDDASDGVLRWVGAVQQYGTPGRLYAGVEWRVAPSRRRGCCVRRCMGWLLCRGCSAPVPEQGPGAYHRGEVDGEHLFDPVEDDTVLTCERVEDVVFRLGLRDDASQVSSTRALLKELPESAQQCPHPIQVWWAVWTLFRQSIMHVVVLGIIRNGCQLMTPLLLKWFVAYLGGVGERKGRSEAGLTATITSPVSSLDFFFAWVHRVSSAGSPGIGWQRGVWLAALMFVTMVGETLAGNKQYHVRRRSSLQVRNALSAALFEKVFTMSPKATHHPAFNAGRLTNLMSTDVEVMGRFIMMFWTLASTPFMLAIVFYQLYVLLGASVCVGGVVALVFMPLQAYMVRKMSSSYRRKAQATDHRVKATTEFFSGIRVAKFMSWEPFFIRRIEKLRSVELSHLKKLQQAIMMVFFQFNATPGFVIASVFFTFSVTGHTLTPTIVFPAIALFNLLMGLVSMLPFALQLMTKLFVSLRRLNMFFDADDELVPAVEDIPLAASRAMPTDVSRAAGAGDAQQQTPSFILIHDVAAEFVHADLSTYVAQELKKTDGALEANSAGDGAADRAPLPEAEAFLPDRQPSSSSAAPAPAGPVTEPLNAKGSHTGHGDAAASSEPLSSSAQKSTAEITFNEDSIYVLKTKTLLADVDLRVPRGRLTVVLGPTGSGKSTLLDALIGALAVTRGRVACSRSVAYVPQQPWTMNATLRDNVIFFGAPDAAAFERAVRSSQLASDLALLADGAETEIGENGINLSGGQKARVSLARAVYADRDVYLLDDPLSALDAQVGERVMRECVCGALAGKTRVLATHQVSAAAYADLVVLLEEGRVAFQGSGEAYYKDHLARQVSQRGAASSDDTEGAAEKEAPVANITAEKKLSDLMEEEPPAADTTLTAVSEVEGRAIENKGKLLTEEERFRGGVGWDVYVRYMKACGGVGACVSIMALYLATEVVMMSTSIWLALWSTKWLPLSATQYSFIYVGLSFASALATPLRYWLSMSMMRRASREVHQELLRSVACATLQFFDTTPLGRIVNRFTNDMSNIDSDLQGSYSYLLSTISTFFSTVAMMVATQVFVLGILIPCMVAYYYLLKFYARANREIKRLVNRVNSPMLSVLQEAIGGRWTVQAYGAAPAVIQKALQCADVVYTCSYLQLGAELWLSVRIQMLSASITVAVALGAVAAMHLSFLPSHIGLLSLSLTLALEISSLLDGIVTVLASVEADMNSIERVFYMTDHIEHEDLQEAVAAEVQRITEGAHGPERRCAETLAESEEPSGLDNWSSPLLIRQSGNTQFGALVLEHVDMRYRPGLPLVLRDVCFAVAPGQKVGVVGRTGSGKSTLLLAFLRLVEVCGGRMLVCGRDARDYGVRELRRLFSTIPQDPLLFEGTVRSNVDPFGCCGDAAVWRALRQVGMEERVRGEAGGLDGRVQEGGANYSVGQRQLLCLARALLKRGSAFLLMDEATANVDPALDRQIQRTVQHTFRDYTVVTIAHRLHTVAACDVILVMDQGRVLEFGSPRELVERQGSAFGALVRSLGRDGEQLFREAMRSALAE comes from the coding sequence ATGGTCGaatcctcctccgcgtcgccgtcatcgctgctcgcgggggcagcagaggcgaTCGCCTTCCCACCGTCTGCTGCAGAGCGTGACCTCGAGGAGTTTGAGGAGCGCGATAGGGAGCAGCAGATCTCCCGCTCCCTATGGGCACAGCGAGTTAGCGACTTGTGGGGCACGGAACCGCCTTACGAGGAGCAGCCGGAGGACCGCTCTGGCTGGATTTTCGGCTCGCTCTTCTATCAGTGGATTGGGCACTACATCCGAGAGGCTTCACGGGAACAGCTGACAGAAAGCGGGCTGCCAAAGCCAACGAGACAGTATCGCGCCTACAACGCTGGCGTCGCGCTgtcggcggagctgcagcgccagcgagcGCGCCGCCATGCGTGGGACGGCTacgtcggcgcgcgcgtcggcgtgcgctgggacgacgccagcgacggcgtgctgcgctgggtgggcgcggtgcagcagtacGGCACGCCGGGGCGGCTGTACGCGGGCGTGGAGTGGCGCGTGGCCCCGTcgcggcgccgtggctgctgcgttCGGCGCTGCATGGggtggctgctgtgccgcggATGCAGCGCCCCTGTCCCGGAGCAGGGTCCCGGCGCGTATCACCGCGGCGAGGTGGATGGCGAGCACCTGTTCGACCCCGTGGAAGACGACACGGTGCTGACGTGCGAGCGAGTCGAGGACGTTGTGTTTCGCCTGGGATTGCGGGATGACGCAAGCCAGGTCTCATCCACGCGAGCGTTGCTAAAGGAGCTACCGGAGTCCGCGCAGCAGTGTCCCCACCCCATTCAGGTGTGGTGGGCAGTGTGGACGCTCTTCCGCCAAAGCATAATGCACGTTGTTGTTCTCGGCATCATCCGAAACGGATGCCAGCTGATGACTCCTCTCTTGTTGAAGTGGTTTGTGGCGTACCTCGGTGGCGTAGGCGAGCGCAAAGGTCGGAGCGAGGCCGGGCTCACAGCCACCATTACTTCCCCCGTTTCTTCATTAGattttttctttgcgtgGGTGCATCGTGTCAGCAGTGCAGGCTCACCCGGCATCGGCTGGCAGCGCGGAGTATGGCTTGCGGCGCTCATGTTCGTCACCATGGTTGGAGAGACGCTTGCTGGCAACAAGCAGTACCACGTGCGCCGTCGTAGCTCTCTGCAGGTGCGCAACGCCCTTTCGGCCGCTCTGTTTGAGAAGGTCTTCACCATGTCCCCAAAGGCGACTCACCATCCCGCTTTCAACGCGGGGCGGCTGACAAATTTGATGAGTACTGATGTGGAGGTGATGGGTCGGTTCATTATGATGTTTTGGACGCTGGCCTCCACCCCGTTCATGCTGGCCATAGTCTTCTACCAGCTCTATGTGTTGCTGggtgcgagtgtgtgcgtcggCGGAGTGGTGGCACTTGTATTCATGCCCCTGCAAGCCTACATGGTGCGAAAGATGAGCTCAAGCTACCGCCGCAAAGCCCAGGCAACGGATCACCGCGTCAAGGCTACGACTGAGTTTTTCTCCGGCATCCGTGTCGCCAAGTTTATGTCGTGGGAACCGTTTTTCATCCGCCGCAtcgagaagctgcgcagcgtggaGCTCTCGCACCTCAAGAAGTTGCAGCAGGCCATCATGATGGTCTTCTTCCAGTTCAACGCGACGCCGGGCTTCGTCATTGCCAGCGTCTTCTTCACGTTCAGCGTGACCGGCCACACCCTAACGCCCACTATTGTTTTCCCAGCCATTGCGCTGTTCAACCTGCTTATGGGCCTCGTCTCCATGTTACCGTTTGCACTGCAGCTCATGACGAAGCTATTCGTCTCGCTCCGGCGCTTGAATATGTTCTtcgacgccgacgatgaGCTGGTGCCGGCCGTCGAAGACATTCCCCTCGCAGCGAGTCGTGCGATGCCCACGGACGTCTCCCGGGCAGCAGGTGCCGGCGACGCCCAGCAGCAGACACCGTCATTCATTCTAATTCATGACGTTGCAGCCGAGTTTGTGCACGCAGACCTCAGCACATATGTCGCTCAAGAGCTTAAGAAAACGGATGGCGCACTGGAGGCAAATAGCGCcggagacggcgctgccgatcGCGCACCGCTACCCGAAGCAGAAGCTTTCCTGCCAGATCGCCAGCCCTCATCCtcatctgcagcgccagctccagcagGTCCAGTGACGGAACCCTTGAACGCTAAGGGCAGTCATACAGGCCAcggagacgctgccgcttcctcAGAGCCCTTGTCGTCGTCTGCCCAGAAAAGCACCGCTGAAATAACCTTCAACGAGGACTCCATCTACGTTCTAAAGACaaagacgctgctggcggatGTGGACctgcgcgtgccgcgcgggcggctgacggtggtgctgggaccgacgggcagcggcaagTCCACGCTGCTGGACGCACTGAtcggcgcgctggcggtgacGCGCGGCCGCGTGgcgtgctcgcgcagcgtggcctacgtgccgcagcagccgtggacCATGAACGCAACGCTGCGCGACAACGTCATCTTCTTCGGCGCGCCGGACGCGGCGGCCTTCGAGcgcgcggtgcgcagcagccagctGGCCTCGGacctggcgctgctggcggacggcgcggagACGGAGATCGGCGAGAACGGCATCAACCTGAGCGGCGGGCAGAAGGCGCGCGTGAGTCTAGCGCGCGCCGTGTACGCGGACCGCGACGTGTACTTGCTGGACGACCCGCTGTCGGCACTGGACGCGCAGGTGGGCGAGCGCGTGatgcgcgagtgcgtgtgcggcgcgctgGCCGGCAAGACGCGCGTGCTGGCCACTCACCaggtcagcgccgccgcctacGCGGACCTGgttgtgctgctggaggagggccgcgTCGCGTTCCAAGGGAGTGGTGAGGCCTACTACAAGGATCACCTAGCGCGGCAAGTGAGCcaacgcggcgccgcatccaGTGATGACACTGAGGGGGCTGCAGAGAAGGAAGCACCCGTGGCGAACATCACAGCAGAGAAGAAGTTGAGTGATTTGATGGAGGAAGAGCCTCCGGCAGCGGACACTACGTTGACAGCTGTCTcagaggtggaggggcgCGCCAtagaaaacaaaggaaagcTGCTGACGGAAGAGGAGCGCTTccggggaggggtggggtgggacGTGTACGTGCGTTACATGaaggcgtgcggcggcgtcggcgcgtgtgtgagtATCATGGCACTCTATCTCGCTACGGAGGTGGTCATGATGTCGACTTCCATATGGCTGGCGCTGTGGTCCACCAAGTGGCTTCCGCTATCCGCGACGCAGTACAGTTTCATCTACGTCGGCCTTTCCTTTGCCAGCGCGCTGGCAACGCCACTCCGCTACTGGCTTTCCATGAGCATGATGCGGCGAGCCAGTCGGGAGGTGCACCAGGAGCTCCTCCGCTCCGTGGCGTGCGCCACGCTGCAGTTTTTTGACACGACGCCGCTCGGCCGCATTGTCAACCGTTTTACCAATGACATGAGCAATATCGACAGCGACCTGCAAGGCAGCTACAGCTATCTCCTCTCCACCATCTCCACGTTCTTCTCGACCgtggcgatgatggtggCAACGCAAGTTTTCGTGCTTGGTATCCTTATACCCTGCATGGTGGCGTACTACTACCTTCTGAAATTCTACGCACGCGCCAACCGCGAGATCAAGCGCCTAGTGAATCGAGTCAACTCCCCAATGCTTTCTGTCCTGCAGGAAGCGATTGGCGGTCGTTGGACGGTGCAAGCgtacggcgcggcgccggcggtgatCCAGAAGGCTCTTCAATGTGCAGATGTCGTCTACACCTGCTCGTATCTGCAACTCGGCGCGGAACTCTGGCTTTCTGTGCGTATCCAGATGCTGAGCGCGTCCATTACTGTCGCCGTGGCACTgggcgccgtcgcggccaTGCACCTCTCGTTTCTGCCGTCGCACATCGgccttctctccctcagTCTCACCCTGGCCCTCGAGATCAGCAGCCTCCTGGACGGCATCGTCACTGTGCTCGCCTCCGTGGAGGCAGATATGAACAGCATTGAACGCGTCTTTTATATGACAGACCACATTGAGCATGAGGACCTGCAGGAGGCCGTCGCAGCGGAGGTTCAGCGCATCACCGAGGGTGCGCACGGCCCTGAGCGACGTTGTGCAGAGACCTTGGCAGAGAGTGAGGAGCCTTCTGGCCTGGATAACTGGAGCTCGCCGCTTCTCATCCGTCAATCAGGCAACACCCAGTTCGGAGCGCTTGTGCTGGAGCACGTGGACATGCGGTACCGGCcggggctgccgctggtgctgcgcgacgtgtgcttcgcggtggcgccggggCAGAAGGTGGGCGTTGTGGGGCGCACCGGTAGCGGGaagtcgacgctgctgctggccttCCTGCGGCTGGTGGAggtgtgcggcggccgcatGCTCGTGTGCGGGCGCGACGCGCGCGACTACGGcgtgcgcgagctgcgccggctcTTCTCGACGATCCCGCAGGACCCGCTGCTGTTCGAGggcacggtgcgcagcaaCGTGGACCCCtttggctgctgcggcgacgcggcggtgtggcgcgcgctgcggcaggtggggatggaggagcgcgtgcgcggcgaggcgggcgggcTGGACGGGCGCGTGCAGGAGGGCGGCGCAAACTACAGCGTGggccagcgccagctgctgtgcctggcgcgcgcgctgctcaagcgcggcagcgccttccTGCTCATGGACGAGGCAACCGCAAACGTCGACCCCGCGCTCGACCGCCAGATCCAGCGCACGGTGCAGCACACCTTTCGCGACTACACCGTCGTCACCAtcgcgcaccgcctgcacaccgtcgccgcctgcgacgtcatcctcgtcatGGACCAGGGCCGCGTTCTCGAGTTCGGCTCGCCGCGCGAGCTGGTGGAGCGCCAGGGATCCGCTTTCGGCGCGCTGGTGAGGTCGCTCGGCCGTGATGGTGAACAGCTTTTCAGGGAGGCGATGCGAAGTGCTTTAGCAGAGTAG
- the ABCC5 gene encoding putative ATP-binding cassette protein subfamily C, member 5, whose translation MHALYGAEPAYEKQPEDRAGWLLGAFFHTWLGDLMQRAAREELTMDGLPRPMREYRAYNAGVALSAELQRQRARRHAWDGYVGARVGVRWDDASDGVLRWVGAVQQYGTPGRLYAGVEWRVAPSRRRGCCVRRCMGWLLCRGCSAPVPEQGPGAYHRGEVDGEHLFDPVEDDTVLTCERVEDVIFWRDEPGGETHEATTTEEDFVDDAGISSQRQSEESCAEVAAPPTCMSVTVALFSVLRWQLLLLGPLRLTVDVTALLTPMALSWYIRLLQGSTDTTSSESASSGTSSAAASSWQSSSVLDSGSMRDASWQPVASVVLLFAISLVRSLALQKYAQLAYRSAYAVRSGLSSCITAKCLRIASRELRRPELNPGRILNLITTDVASMEGTMYVLWMAVTVPLQVCATVCMLYRSIGWAAGISILMLLLFLPIQILLTKMTYTCTVGLAKSSDARLRTTNEFLSGIRAIKFMSLEDTFEEEINARRAAELRAVRRFQLISTANSLISQCVPSCTTAAVMVAYYCKGYPMSPEIIYPALSLLSLMDTPFELVRTLVGEFSQFFVSMKRLTSFLAADDAQARDILEAALASKEGDDAAAVLRNATVSSYKAVPLPPASSREGGGGDTHYELRAKTLLADVDLRVPRGRLTVVLGPTGSGKSTLLDALIGALAVTRGRVACSRSVAYVPQQPWIMNATLRDNVIFFGAPDAAAFERAVRSSQLASDLALLADGAETEIGENGINLSGGQKARVSLARAVYADRDVYLLDDPLSALDAQVGERVMRECVCGALAGKTRVLATHQVSAAAYADLVVLLEEGRVAFQGNYAAYCEYARLHYERSLSGMGKASAYAAQTVSELASAVDLSKLEDILDDNVEVQRPLTESTLESSGGVLFAAEQLAHRVLGDTVTKDLADVTVVESGEEKAVGAVPWEVYRRYIEACGGWLTLCSIMIFFLLTEGVSRSGDVWLSLWSGGKLERLSTHLRLSLYVTAVLAAILVPPSRDLWCFTIMRRASYHIHAGLLRSLARARLSFFDVTPRGRLINRMSRDMGLIDWDLSVSVDILLFFFFYLVAYFAIMTTSQPFVLVVLVPCILVYGHIFRFFCAANREMQRLLNISNSPVFSILNEVLTGRWTICTYGREQDMMREVLRRLDSVFACSYMQCMGSRWLSVRVELLGNVAVSGLALLGVLATKLPWMHMNLGLLALSITKASSITMVLSSFISIGASVEASMNCVERVLYYTDNAPAEDIGGGESAMEACGSTALSVVAGDDASAATAPAGSLVLEHVDMRYRPGLPLVLRDVCFAVAPGQKVGVVGRTGSGKSTLLLAFLRLVEVCGGRMLVCGRDARDYGVRELRRLFSTIPQDPLLFEGTVRSNVDPFGCCGDAAVWRALRQVGMEERVRGEAGGLDGRVQEGGANYSVGQRQLLCLARALLKRGSAFLLMDEATANVDPALDRQIQRTVQHTFRDYTVVTIAHRLHTVAACDVILVMDQGRVLEFGSPRELVERQGSAFGALVRSLSRGAQQAFRVAVESVPDKFPV comes from the coding sequence ATGCATGCACTTTACGGGGCGGAGCCCGCATATGAGAAGCAGCCGGAGGACCGTGCCGGCTGGCTACTCGGGGCGTTTTTTCATACGTGGCTTGGCGACCTCAtgcagcgcgcggcgcgagagGAGCTGACCATGGATGGGCTGCCGCGCCCGATGCGCGAGTACCGCGCCTACAACGCTGGCGTCGCGCTgtcggcggagctgcagcgccagcgagcGCGCCGCCATGCGTGGGACGGCTacgtcggcgcgcgcgtcggcgtgcgctgggacgacgccagcgacggcgtgctgcgctgggtgggcgcggtgcagcagtacGGCACGCCGGGGCGGCTGTACGCGGGCGTGGAGTGGCGCGTGGCCCCGTcgcggcgccgtggctgctgcgttCGGCGCTGCATGGggtggctgctgtgccgcggATGCAGCGCCCCTGTCCCGGAGCAGGGTCCCGGCGCGTATCACCGCGGCGAGGTGGATGGCGAGCACCTGTTCGACCCCGTGGAAGACGACACGGTGCTGACGTGCGAGCGAGTCGAGGACGTAATTTTTTGGCGAGATGAACCGGGAGGAGAAACTCATGAAGCAACGACTACTGAGGAAGACTTCGTTGACGACGCGGGTATCAGCAGTCAGAGGCAATCAGAGGAGAGTTGCGCAGAGGTTGCCGCTCCACCGACGTGCATGTCTGTGACAGTGGCCCTTTTCAGCGTTCTCCGTTGGCAGCTGCTTCTTTTGGGGCCCTTGCGCCTAACAGTAGATGTCACTGCGCTGCTGACTCCCATGGCGCTCAGCTGGTACATCCGCCTTCTACAGGGAAGCACAGACACAACATCTTCTGAGAGtgcaagcagcggcaccagcagcgcggctgctTCGTCTTGGCAGTCATCCAGCGTCTTGGATAGCGGGAGCATGAGGGATGCTTCGTGGCAGCCCGTGGCAAGCGTCGTTCTCCTCTTTGCCATCTCGCTCGTACGCAGTCTCGCCCTCCAGAAGTACGCGCAACTTGCCTACCGCAGCGCGTACGCCGTGCGGTCGGGCTTGTCATCCTGCATCACTGCCAAGTGTCTGCGGATTGCGTCGCGAGAGCTGCGGCGACCTGAGCTTAACCCCGGGCGCATTTTGAATCTCATCACGACGGATGTTGCGAGCATGGAGGGCACAATGTATGTCCTCTGGATGGCAGTGACGGTGCCCCTTCAAGTTTGTGCTACCGTGTGCATGCTCTACCGAAGCATTGGCTGGGCAGCGGGCATCAGCATCCTCATGCTGCTACTCTTCTTGCCAATACAGATCCTTCTGACGAAGATGACCTACACCTGTACCGTAGGTCTGGCGAAGTCCTCTGATGCGCGACTCCGCACCACGAACGAGTTCCTCTCCGGCATCCGCGCCATCAAGTTCATGAGTCTCGAGGACACCTTTGAGGAGGAGATCAACGCGCGCAGAGCGGCCGAGCTCCGTGCTGTGCGTCGATTCCAGCTCATTTCCACCGCCAACTCGCTCATCTCCCAGTGTGTGCCAAGCTgcacgacagcagcggtAATGGTTGCCTACTACTGCAAGGGTTATCCCATGTCTCCCGAAATTATCTAccccgctctctccctgctCAGCCTCATGGACACCCCGTTTGAGCTCGTCAGGACCCTTGTCGGGGAGTTCTCGCAGTTCTTTGTGTCCATGAAGCGTCTCACCTCCTTCCTTGCCGCTGAcgacgcgcaggcacgcgaCATCCttgaggcggcgctggcgtcgaaggagggcgacgacgcggccgccgtgctgcgcaaCGCGACGGTGAGCTCCTACAaggctgtgccgctgcccccggccagcagccgcgagggcggcggtggggacACGCACTacgagctgcgcgccaagacgctgctggcggatGTGGACctgcgcgtgccgcgcgggcggctgacggtggtgctgggaccgacgggcagcggcaagTCCACGCTGCTGGACGCACTGAtcggcgcgctggcggtgacGCGCGGCCGCGTGgcgtgctcgcgcagcgtggcctacgtgccgcagcagccgtggatCATGAACGCAACGCTGCGCGACAACGTCATCTTCTTCGGCGCGCCGGACGCGGCGGCCTTCGAGcgcgcggtgcgcagcagccagctGGCCTCGGacctggcgctgctggcggacggcgcggagACGGAGATCGGCGAGAACGGCATCAACCTGAGCGGCGGGCAGAAGGCGCGCGTGAGTCTAGCGCGCGCCGTGTACGCGGACCGCGACGTGTACTTGCTGGACGACCCGCTGTCGGCACTGGACGCGCAGGTGGGCGAGCGCGTGatgcgcgagtgcgtgtgcggcgcgctgGCCGGCAAGACGCGCGTGCTGGCCACTCACCaggtcagcgccgccgcctacGCGGACCTGgttgtgctgctggaggagggccgcgTCGCCTTTCAGGGCAACTACGCCGCTTACTGCGAGTACGCCCGGCTGCACTACGAGCGCAGCCTGAGCGGCATGGGCAAGGCGTCTGCCTACGCCGCGCAAACGGTCAGCGAGCTGGCATCCGCCGTTGATCTGTCGAAGCTGGAGGACATCCTTGATGACAACGTTGAGGTGCAGCGGCCGTTGACGGAATCGACGCTGGAGTCGAGTGGTGGTGTGCTGTTCGCAGCGGAGCAACTGGCGCACAGAGTGCTGGGTGACACGGTGACGAAGGATTTGGCCGACGTGACTGTGGTGGAGAGTggcgaggagaaggcggtCGGCGCCGTTCCGTGGGAGGTTTATCGCCGCTACATCGAGGCCTGCGGCGGCTGGCTGACCCTCTGCAGCATTATGATATTTTTCCTCCTTACGGAGGGAGTGTCTCGCTCTGGGGACGtgtggctctctctctggtcTGGAGGAAAGCTGGAAAGGCTCTCCACTCACCTGCGTCTTAGCCTTTACGTGACAGCGGTCCTTGCAGCCATCCTCGTCCCCCCTTCTCGTGACTTGTGGTGCTTCACAATAATGCGGCGTGCGTCTTACCATATTCACGCAGGGCTGCTACGCTCCTTAGCCCGCGCGAGACTCTCCTTCTTCGATGTCACACCACGCGGCCGCCTCATCAACCGCATGTCACGCGACATGGGACTCATAGATTGGGACTTGAGCGTCAGTGTCGAcatccttctctttttctttttctacCTTGTGGCGTACTTTGCAATCATGACGACATCGCAGCCCTTCGTCCTTGTCGTGCTGGTGCCGTGCATTTTGGTGTACGGCCACATCTTTCGCTTCTTCTGCGCTGCCAACCGCGAGatgcagcgcctgctcaaCATCTCCAACTCGCCCGTCTTCTCGATCCTGAACGAGGTACTCACAGGACGCTGGACCATCTGCACCTACGGCCGCGAGCAGGACATGATGCGCGAGGTACTGCGGCGGCTGGACAGCGTCTTTGCATGCTCCTACATGCAGTGCATGGGCAGCCGGTGGCTTTCGGTGCGCGTGGAGCTACTGGGCAACGTGGCTGTGTCGGGGCtagcgctgctcggcgtgcTGGCGACGAAGCTGCCGTGGATGCACATGAACCTGGGCCTGCTCGCGCTCAGCATAACCAAGGCGTCCTCCATCACTATGGTGCTGTCGAGCTTCATCAGCATTGGGGCATCAGTGGAGGCGTCCATGAACTGCGTGGAGCGCGTACTGTACTACACGGACAACGCGCCGGCGGAGGACATAGGTGGCGGCGAGAGCGCAATGGAggcgtgcggcagcaccgcgctcTCCGTGGTcgccggcgacgatgccTCCGCTGCTACAGCGCCTGCGGGGTCGCTTGTGCTGGAGCACGTGGACATGCGGTACCGGCCGGGGCTGCcactggtgctgcgcgacgtgtgcttcgcggtggcgccggggCAGAAGGTGGGCGTTGTGGGGCGCACCGGTAGCGGGaagtcgacgctgctgctggccttCCTGCGGCTGGTGGAggtgtgcggcggccgcatGCTCGTGTGCGGGCGCGACGCGCGCGACTACGGcgtgcgcgagctgcgccggctcTTCTCGACGATCCCGCAGGACCCGCTGCTGTTCGAGggcacggtgcgcagcaaCGTGGACCCCtttggctgctgcggcgacgcggcggtgtggcgcgcgctgcggcaggtggggatggaggagcgcgtgcgcggcgaggcgggcgggcTGGACGGGCGCGTGCAGGAGGGCGGCGCAAACTACAGCGTGggccagcgccagctgctgtgcctggcgcgcgcgctgctcaagcgcggcagcgccttccTGCTCATGGACGAGGCAACCGCAAACGTCGACCCCGCGCTCGACCGCCAGATCCAGCGCACGGTGCAGCACACCTTTCGCGACTACACCGTCGTCACCAtcgcgcaccgcctgcacaccgtcgccgcctgcgacgtcatcctcgtcatGGACCAGGGCCGCGTTCTCGAGTTCGGCTCGCCGCGCGAGCTGGTGGAGCGCCAGGGATCCGCTTTCGGCGCGCTGGTGAGGTCACTGAGCAGAGGTGCGCAGCAAGCATTTCGTGTAGCGGTGGAGAGTGTGCCTGATAAATTTCCAGTGTAG